The nucleotide window GAGAACATCAAAAAGACCTTCTCCTCTGAGCCATATCACAAAGGTTCATTCTCACATGAGCAGTTATCCAAGGTAACACCTGTACCATAGGTGATCCTTTACGTACAATAAACTTTTATTCTCCAACACTACCCCTCAAGCAACAGCAAAGATGTAAAAAACATTTTGGCATGGCATGCATATTATCGATAAACATCTCTTCATTTTGGGTTCATTACACACAAACAATATAAAAACTTAGCCcctatttgaaaaaatacacaaacttGCAAAACACTCTGACAGAGATTCTTCTGTTGACATGAAAATTTATCTATAGTTGAATACTTACATGCTTTGTTATATCCTCGTGCAACATCTGGACCTTTTGTTGAAGCTCCACCTGTCAAAAGTTTAACAAACAGATTAAAAAGATGAAGGGTAAAATATTAGAACATATGTAGCTGACcataaagagaaaagaaaaagactatTCTGCACATAGATCTGATAATCAATAGCAtggcaaagaaaataaaaactccacACACCAAAGACAACCAAAATTACAAGGTTGACTACGTTCATAGAGGAGAGAATCCACAAATAAGCAGTAATAATTATAAAGGTGTTAACCTCTTTAACAGTTATCTGAAAAGTTTGCCATGAAGGAAGCCCCCACAAGGGGTAGCTGAGTAAGAGGCTCACCTGTTACCTCTGCCCTCTAGAGCGGAAGGCCCTAGGACAGTATAAATTAGTATCCCTTAATATATTGAACATAAGACAATACATGATGGCTTTCGCTCAGTAAGTATAATATCAAGCAATGAATTCCGTTGCTTCATGGTACCCACTTGCACCCTTTTGGTGGACTACGCTCAAGTCCAAGGTAATTCTTGAGTATATTTGTTAGGACTAGCTTAGCTTAGCAAACATAGCAGTAAATTTGTTATCtgagttttattttggttagttGGGGAGGCGGGCATCTATTGATTTCTGTTGTTGTGTTCCTGATGGTTTTCTTGTCcatattattttgtaatttctttttgctctaacaaaaattgttttttcCTATTATATCCAATTACCAACGAAATGGTTGGCCAAGCAAATAACCTTCTTCCCATTTTGATAGGTTAATAAACATTAGTATAAGAATGCCCAGCCACCATTACCTGAGTTGTATACAAAAGGACAAAGGTATATAGCCAAAAACAGAATCCAACAAAAGGTGAGATAATAACAGGTATCCTAATTCACCACTCAAACAACCACCTTAACATATTGGACATCACTTCCACAGTGGAATGTTCTACCCTTCAAAATCTATTACGTTCCCTTCTAGTCACAAGGACCAGAAAGGCACACCTTATCCAGCAAAAACTCTTGtagaaaatattaaacattAGACAATCTCCAACACACAGAACTTTAGCAAAAGCACCTACTACTAAGATTCTCAATCAGAGTTTGCAACCTCCCCTAAAACCAAAAGTTATCCAATTTTAACGTGCTTAAAAGGTATTCCAAAATAACTACCTTAACCGCATTCAATACTTCTTTCCAAACTTTTACAGGTACTGGCTACCAAGGGCCATGCTAAGTAGACAAGAGATAAACAAGACCAGTTCACGCCACTAGATACATGAGAAATTCAACCACACTCATATATGGAACTGAAGGCATGCTGCCCAACTCATTGTCTGAATTCGGGAATATCTTTGGTGAGAATTTAGAAGAACAAAATCCAGAATAAAAGTACATTTAACCATAACTGGTTTCCATATTATTATGCAACTAACACCCATTCAACCATGGCATATGTGTTTGGGCATCGAAAGACGGTAATCATGTGGCACTAAACCATTTATTTTGAAACCATGAACAGACTAAATCCTTGCTTTCACCTCAAGACCTCTGTTGTGTAAGAAAAAGCTTCTTGATGGTTATATAGAGTAGATTAGCAGTTAATAAACATGTGAAAGGAAGCAAAGTTCCATAAGTTTCGCGTATGACGTGGTAACATTCTTTTTTCTATGTTTCCAAAATTCTACCTACTTTTGGCATAGGAAACATGATTTGTATCGAAGccaaaaaagaagggaaatttTACAGGGACAAGAAATTAGCAGTTACCACTGTAAGACTCTTGAGCAACCCATCTTTTATTCTTTGACGCAAATCCTCACATTCTTCCTGCAAAGCAACCAGCAGAAATGGTTAGGcaagataaataaaacatgCACAATTATATTAACGAATGCCAGAACCTGATGCATACTTAAAAGAAGGAATTACTGACAGAAGGCTTTTGAGGAATTTCACAAGAACAGGGTAAGAAATGCACCAACAAATGAAACATACATTAATCTCATTTTAAACAGGGAAGATTCAGCGTGTGTGACATTAGAACAATAAGCTTGGTATCAAGTATTGAATTATAGGATATATCATTTAAGGGAGGTCTTGGGCGACACAGTGTTAATTTAATCAGCACAAAGGGTTTTTGTAAAAGGGAGGCAAATTTTCAAGATCGATTTTTCAAAAGGCTAAGGTTTTAAGACAATATGGAGTGGAGGTGGAGTTTTATTGTggagaagaaaaatttgtttggCAGGCAGCGTATTCATctgaaattattaaaataaccCTAATTTAGAATTGTTCCCAAAAAAACACCAATTGGCATTTGAGGAACTAGATAGCAGCAACAGGAGTGATCCATTAAGTAGATTGATTAGATTTCGGGTTTTACCGGGGAGAAGTTATCATCGGACAGCTCGGAAATTTGGACTTGTTTTGGGAGGGCGAGACCGGAAAGCCGAAGAAGAACTCCTCTGTTGCTGCTGCTTACATTATCATCATGAACAACACCTGTAACTTGGAGAAGCTGGTGAGAGTTCTTCTGCGAGATGTCATTAGGGTCGGCCTTGATTCTGACAAGGCTTCCCACAACTTTAGCCTCCTCAAACAACGCTTGATTTtgtggctgctgctgctgctgctcctGCTGattgtgaagaagaagaagatgctcCACCAAAGACCTCCGCAAATACACCAGCTTTATGTTCTCGGGGATGACGGCCGCAAAACAGCTTTTGCTTTTTGGAGGACAAGCAGAATCGATTCTCTTGGGATTTTTCTGCTTCCGCTGTCGAGGTTGCGATTGAGAAATGTTGTCGTCTGCTGAGCCTAAGAAGTAATTGGAAAAGGGGTtttcgtcgtcgtcgtcgtttTCGTGGTCGTCGGTTGAGTCGTCTTGTTGATTTTCGGCGAAATGTTGGTGGAGCAAGTCGTAGATTTTGACTCGGCCAATGGTTTTGCGGCCGAAGAGCGAGTGGAGGGTGTCGTCGCAGACgattctcttcttcttggtGGGGTGCTGAAGCTTGTGTTGATTGACGTAGTCGGTGATGATGGAGGCGACGTCGTATTGCGAGATTGGATTGCTGGTGTCTCTGCCAATCGATTCCAGAAACTCAAAGAGCCGCCTGGAGCCCCACCCGGTAAACTCCACTTGTTTCTTGGACCGGACCCGTTTGCTTTGTCTGAACGGAGTCGAATTCGGATCCGGGTTTGGAGTCGGATCCACCATCCAACTGAATGAACAATCCATCGATCAAATCAAAACCaccttcttgttcttcttgtaCCTCCACAGCGAAAACGCTCACAGACTCACATAGTGAAGAAGAAACTGAACAATGATGACGTTGGCCAGTTAGACGCTTTTACGCCTATTCAGGCACACCTGGCTGCCCACGTCAACAACAAATCGCCACATGTCTCTTCTTTTCAGTTCCtcttcaattaaattaaataaataaatttgaatttccgAAGaacactttcttcttttctttctttctttctttctttgtacaATCAATTTGGTAACTATTTGGTACAAGTGGAATCAATCCAATATAGGGCGGCCTCGTCGGAATCAATCTACTCAGCTGCATGGAACCGCCTTCCTGAAAAGACCCACCTTTTTTcggttttttctttccttcatcgGATTTTTCCGACAatgtaaatgttttttttttaaaatgcaaAAAGGAGAATTACAAACTAAAATCTCGCGAGGACGGAGGTCAAAAGAGGTCAAAAAAGAAAGCGGAGGAACAGAATGAGGGAATGTGGTTTCGATTTGAATGGGGGAAatgtaaatttgattttttttttttttttaagtttttttcccaaataaattgacttaaatttttttaaataaaccgttggattgtaaaataaatttaacttGAAGTGTTGATTTATTATCAcgtactagcctctctgcacgtgcttccgcgcttgcgagaggcatttttttaaaaaaaaattaaattatttttagaattaaaaagtgttccataaaaataggatctattgttttttatttaattttaattttttataaaaagtgtgaatttaccatattatcctcatttaattaataagtttagttcttaatgtttacattaaccaaggatattttttggtattttgaatgtttcaccattctctgccttttgctttatatatatagatagatgtACATAAAATTTGAGAATCCGAAAAGATTTCATCTCAcatcattattatttcttatttgcacacaattcaaaatctaacatgaTAAGATTTCATCTCATTTTCAATCGTTGGATTGGATTCTCTTACCTCAATCTCAATCATCAAATTCTTATCTCAAATATCATCTATGTTTATACCATATCTTATCGGCCAATTACTTGGCGACATGTGGAACATGGGACCCACAAAGGGGGTCCACAAAGACTAGTGAAGTACTAAGGCCCATGAATTACCATCGGCGGTAGGTGAGCTTCGGCAACCTATCCTACTGATCTGGCCGACGAAGGCGCCTCACAAAGTTATCACTTAcatggacacgtggcaacctCTCGGGAAATGCCCAAAGTCTCACATTGACAGACAACTCGAGGTGCACACCCTCTAAAAGTCTATAAATAGAGGCACAAGTCTCCAAAAGCAAGGTAACAGTAACATTCGGCTACTTAGCCCTTACTCTATCAAAATCATTATTCATTTCGTTCTTAAAGTTAACTTAAGCATCAAAGAGCCTTTGACTGATACCACAGCAATACCCAAGGTCTTATCGTTTGTTATCTGTCTTGTTGATCGTCCAAGTCTGCCGAAAAGCTTGAGACCCGAGACTATTAGCGCCACTAGTCATCGTCATCGACAACACTAataattattgaaaattttaaaaaacccaaGTTTGTTAACCATCAGTAATAGACGTTGGTAATAATCGGCACGTAGCCTATTCTATTTCCTTAATTATTAGCCATCGGCAATAGGATAATAAGCATCACATGCAAACACTATTATTTACGATTAAATTCGCATAATCAtatgcataaaaaaaaaaaaaaaacaagtaggTTATTATAAAAGAACGGTCGAACGACCccaaaatatatgttttttaaaataaaataaattaaaaaagccTTTCGCCACGCTCTTTAAAGTATTAGAAATACATATCCACAAGTagttgataaataaaaaagcttCAAATCATTCCCTAGACagttttttcaatcaaagCAGGCACAACATCCTCAGCAGCAACAGGGTCCGGTAGAGCTCCTTCTGTCTTCTCGGGAACGGCATCTCCATCAATCGTCTTCTGGGAGGCATCTTCGCCTTCATATTCTTCTATCATTTCCTCTGTTAGGTCTTTCGACAGAGACGACATCTCTCCCATGAAGTTCTTATTCAGCTTATGGCCTGGGTTGAAGCGCTTGAACCTATAAATAAGGTCGTCACACTCCATGCCAACTTCTTTATCTATAAGAGTCGCAAAATCCTTTGACAAACGATAATTGGCAATGGCTTTTGCCACTACTGCTTCCACTTATTCGGCTCTCACTCGCTCCACAGCATATACCGCCACCTCCACTGTCGCCTATGCCACTTCGGCATCCCTAGCCGCTTTGATCGCTGCATCCAGATTAAACCTCATCTCTTCAAGTTTGGCCTCAAAAGCTTGCACCTACCGTTTGGCAACCTCTTTATCCTTGAGAAAATGGGCATAAGCTTGCAATGTGATACCAATAGCAACCTATGAACGAAGCCTCTACTTCGATCCACCACCAACGTGCTGCTTAAAGTTGCCTTTACTTTTGTTGGTGTAAAGTGCTTCCTCTTCAGCTTTTAATGAGACCCCTCCCATTTTTTTAGCCATAGCTTCTTGATCGGCAAGCAAATTTTCAAACTCAACAAGTGATGGTTGAGTATGCCACCTTTTCACATCGGCAACAAAGCCTCGGTATTCGGGTCTCAGACCATGaataattattctttttatcCTAGATTCCACAATAGCAGCAGTAGGATCTAAATCAGAAATTTCACGGCATATGGACTTTACCTTGTGCAAGTACTGAGCAATTGTCATGTCGCGTTGTGCAACGGATAGCAGCTCGTTCTTAAGAAGTTGTAGTCTTGTGTCAttcctttttgaaaaaagtgtTGCAAAGGTGTCCCATGCTTCCTTTGGTGTTTTGGCTTTCCTTATGTGCTCCAacatttcttcttcaattgttGTCTTTAGGGAAAACATAGCTTTACCTGCTTTGATCTTCCACTTACGCAAAGTGTCACTCTTGCCTTCTCGTGGTTGTGTAACATCATTGCCCCCGACGACATCCCAAAAATCTTGACCTTGCAAATAAGACTCCATACATGTTGCCCATgtgttgtaatttttgttgttgagctTCATGAGTCCTCCAACTACGTGAAGATCACCCATCGTGTCGGCATAATTCAGACAGTACCGAACAAGCTTCATCTAAAGATGCAAACTTGTAGAGACAAACTCTTCACGACTCAagaaagcttctgcagaatcaGTCACTAACTGTatcgctctgataccaattgtTGAGCAAATTAGAGTACACAACTCTAATATAGACTTGTTGGAGACAAAACAAGTAAACAATTTACTTGTATTAGACTCACAAAATATTACAACAAGACAACTCTCAAAGGAAACACCAACTCTTACAAGCACTTTTTCTCACTTCTAAAGACAAACTCTAAAACACTCACACTTCTCACAAAGACTACTTAGTTCTATAGCTTATTGCTCAGTCTTCTTATTGATACTCTTCACTTCTTGATTGGTTGATTATACAATGCATGGCTTCATGCCTATTTATAGTTGTTCCTAGCCGACTTTGCCAAGTTTCACCGACTTGGGACTTCTTCTCCTAGCCACATATTGTTTCTTCTCTAGATAATTCTCCAAGCTTCAATTTGGCTACAAACTTGCTTACTCCACCGACTTGGGCTTTTATACTTCAGTTATTACTTTCGTTTTCTCCTAGATTgatctacatatatatatttttattctaGATATTTGTAGTGGTAACAGACATTATCACCTTGTTGTTTACACTTATGGTGCTTCTAGAACATTATAGAGATTGCTCCTCAAAATGGGCTGAGCTGGGGTTGATATTTTAACAATTCTTGGGTCATGTGCTGCAATTTTGGCTCTTTGGCTTTTGAGGCAAATCCATGCGGTTATTTTCAAGTATGGTTTCAGTGGGAATGTGATTTTAGAGAGTTCACTTGTTGACATATATGGGAAATGTGGGGTTATGAGGGATGCTCGTGGAATATTTGATGAGATCCAGAATCCAAATGACATATCTTGGAATATAACTGTGAGGCAGTATCTCGAGATGGGTGATGGAAAAGATGCAATAATGATGTTTTTTCAGATGTTTGCGGCAGCTGTACGaccattgaatttcacatTTTCTAGTACTCTTGTTGCTTGTTGGAGTATTTGTGCACTTGAAGAGGGAATGCAGATTCATGGAGCTATAATTAAAATAGGTTTTGAAAATGATATGGTTGTTTTGAGCTCCCTTATCAATATGTACTCCAAGTGTGGGTAACTAGAGAATGCTTGTGCAATTTTCGATCAGCCCAAGTCgaaaaatttgatttatggGACTTCAATTGTTTTAGGATATTCAATGAGTGGACAAACATGGAAGGCAAGGGAGTTATCCAATGAAATGCCTAAACTCAATGTGGTAACTTGGAATGCAATGTTGGCAAGGTACACTCATTACTTCCAGTAGGAAGAGGTCCTGATGGTGAACACAACGAAAAATATAGACCAAGTCACTCTTTGGTTAAGCCTCAAGGTGTGTGCTAGCCTTTCGGATGTTGAAATAGGAAAACAGGTTCATGGATTCATTTACCGACATGGTTTCTGTTCCTTTATCTTCGTTAGAAATGGCCTTCTTGACATGTATGGTGAATGTGGGAACTTGAGAGGTACCAAAACAGACTGGTTTCACCAAATCAGGCAACATCAAGATAGAGTTTCTTGGAATGCTTTCTTGTGTAGCTATGCTCATCATGGCCAGAGCGAACTAGCTATGACAATATTTGTGAAATGCAATTGGAGGAAACACCTTATGAGTTTATGTTTGCAATTCTCCTAGAAGCTTGTGCAAATATTTTTGCACTTGaccaatgaaaacaaattcattGTTTCATGATCAGAAATGGTTACACAATCGATAGTGTGGTCAAAGGGGCATTAGTTGACATGTATTCCAAGTGTCGTTCTATTGAGTATGCTATCATGGTTTTCAAAGAGAGAGCTTCAAGAGATGTAATTCTGTGGAACTCCATGATTTTGGGATGCTGTCACAACTATAAGGGGAGAGAAATACTTAAATTGTTTGGTTTGATGGAGAAGTAACATTTCAAGGTGTTTTACATGCTTGTACATATGAAAGTCTTGTTGAGTTGGGTGGGCGGTATTTTGATTCGATCCAATGAGTACAGTACTATACCTAGATTAGAGCACTATGAGTGCATGGTTGAACTCTATAGCCAATGGGGGTACATGGATGagcttgaaaattttgtaaagaaAATGTCATTTGATCCAACAGTCCCAGGTAGTGATTGCCAACGTTGCAGATTTGGAAGCTTAAACCACTACCTTGTCGAAAACATTCTACATTGAATGAAATTTGTTTGACGTAATGTCTGAGGCAACATTATTTGTTGGTCATGCGAAAATGATTGTGTTCACCCGTCTAGATTTAgttcctgtgatggtaggTTAAAATCAAGTCTACTTTCTTctgtgtgcgagcgtgccattGATAgcaattaaaaaccctaacaGACTTatgaaaaatagataacttgcgccctaAGTTACTGAGTTTAGACaagtgattgtgaatttgggtagGGAATATCtctcaagtaagttcttttcttgcctcagactggtgaggattTTACAATTTCCCACAGTAAACTAGTAGTTCTGGCCAAAatgaatattgaaaataaatcaaactaTTTCAAAGATAAATGCCTATTacacaatttaaaacaaaaggggACTGCCACGTCTGAAAGGACTGCAAAACATTGGGCTTCGATTTCTGCTTGGATTGTTGCCTATGATTCAGGCTAGACTGGATGTATCTGTGCTAGATTCAAACGTCAGCACCTTCAACTGATGGGGTTCAGCTGGAAATCGATACCAATGTTGAGATTGGCatagctttaatctatttagCCATGGAGAGGCTTGTTGGATGGGCAAAACTAGGATTTCTTCAatatggattggattggaagtGGCTGGATTGACGATCTCTAGTCCAGAACTATACTTCAGCATCTATTCTGCTT belongs to Prunus persica cultivar Lovell chromosome G4, Prunus_persica_NCBIv2, whole genome shotgun sequence and includes:
- the LOC18779234 gene encoding uncharacterized protein At5g08430 isoform X1, with the protein product MDCSFSWMVDPTPNPDPNSTPFRQSKRVRSKKQVEFTGWGSRRLFEFLESIGRDTSNPISQYDVASIITDYVNQHKLQHPTKKKRIVCDDTLHSLFGRKTIGRVKIYDLLHQHFAENQQDDSTDDHENDDDDENPFSNYFLGSADDNISQSQPRQRKQKNPKRIDSACPPKSKSCFAAVIPENIKLVYLRRSLVEHLLLLHNQQEQQQQQPQNQALFEEAKVVGSLVRIKADPNDISQKNSHQLLQVTGVVHDDNVSSSNRGVLLRLSGLALPKQVQISELSDDNFSPEECEDLRQRIKDGLLKSLTVVELQQKVQMLHEDITKHWLVRELALLQKLIDRANEKGWRRELFEYLERRQLLQTPDEQARLLHEVPEVIADEIELEVAPKDAPDEVQERNHSSPTDIQRGASEAPICDMPAPTCDVPEEEALLTRTSGGVDSEAASKHDASWQEWREQPTESSVNRSNGEKKHGIIDTKGFQNLVDKLVITSQVIDLSNDEENEERYDVKEIPGDQLGSLIWHYLDPQGNIQGPFSIDSLKSWSDAEYFPPDFKIWKAGQSLNQAVLLKRILQQTYPNKVSKD
- the LOC18779234 gene encoding uncharacterized protein At5g08430 isoform X2, encoding MDCSFSWMVDPTPNPDPNSTPFRQSKRVRSKKQVEFTGWGSRRLFEFLESIGRDTSNPISQYDVASIITDYVNQHKLQHPTKKKRIVCDDTLHSLFGRKTIGRVKIYDLLHQHFAENQQDDSTDDHENDDDDENPFSNYFLGSADDNISQSQPRQRKQKNPKRIDSACPPKSKSCFAAVIPENIKLVYLRRSLVEHLLLLHNQQEQQQQQPQNQALFEEAKVVGSLVRIKADPNDISQKNSHQLLQVTGVVHDDNVSSSNRGVLLRLSGLALPKQVQISELSDDNFSPEECEDLRQRIKDGLLKSLTVVELQQKVQMLHEDITKHWLVRELALLQKLIDRANEKGWRRELFEYLERRQLLQTPDEQARLLHEVPEVIADEIELEVAPKDAPDEVQERNHSSPTDIQRGASEAPICDMPAPTCDVPEEEALLTRTSGGVDSEASKHDASWQEWREQPTESSVNRSNGEKKHGIIDTKGFQNLVDKLVITSQVIDLSNDEENEERYDVKEIPGDQLGSLIWHYLDPQGNIQGPFSIDSLKSWSDAEYFPPDFKIWKAGQSLNQAVLLKRILQQTYPNKVSKD